In one Niallia taxi genomic region, the following are encoded:
- a CDS encoding HEAT repeat domain-containing protein, with amino-acid sequence MAKEIILLVVVAAGSILILLMLLAYLVIRKVLENSRRKQINEIKENIAQDVFLTLQDKRNELVFTAESLLEKEALEELLTKYTEVLEGQQEKESLRMLAAANLTDYYRKNVTARKWSTRMNTLYHIESFHLEMLKDELIHLAEADSKRSKEEKIQIYRILASFQYDGIFSLINKQEFLAEKDFRSILTRLDKDIFASMLEQFDECVEELKLAIIDVMGVRKELEYIQFLEDVFNAYEGELRLRALKAISNIGIVSSIDTYLPLCQSDIWQERMMAARLLGFVKGDTSLLLLKELLHDRSWWVRSQAAESIMKFKTGTIVLEDVLRHSTDPFARDMAWEWINKGQIKGAN; translated from the coding sequence GTGGCGAAGGAAATTATTTTATTAGTGGTTGTGGCTGCAGGCTCCATTCTGATCTTGCTTATGCTCCTTGCCTATCTAGTAATTAGAAAGGTATTAGAAAACAGCAGGCGTAAACAGATAAACGAAATAAAGGAAAATATAGCACAGGATGTCTTTCTAACTCTTCAGGACAAACGTAATGAGCTTGTCTTTACTGCTGAGTCATTGCTTGAAAAGGAGGCGCTTGAAGAGCTTCTTACAAAGTATACGGAAGTGCTTGAAGGTCAACAGGAGAAGGAAAGCTTAAGAATGCTAGCTGCAGCAAACTTGACAGATTATTATCGGAAAAACGTAACTGCTCGAAAATGGAGCACGCGTATGAATACACTTTATCATATTGAAAGCTTCCATCTTGAAATGCTAAAAGATGAATTGATTCACTTGGCTGAGGCAGATTCTAAGCGATCGAAGGAGGAAAAAATCCAAATTTACCGGATTCTTGCTTCTTTCCAGTATGATGGGATCTTTTCACTTATCAATAAGCAGGAATTCCTAGCAGAAAAGGATTTTCGAAGTATATTGACAAGACTGGACAAAGACATCTTTGCGAGCATGCTCGAGCAGTTTGATGAATGTGTGGAGGAGCTTAAGCTGGCAATTATTGACGTAATGGGTGTTAGAAAGGAGCTTGAGTATATCCAATTCTTGGAGGATGTGTTCAACGCCTATGAAGGAGAGCTAAGACTAAGAGCTTTAAAGGCCATTTCTAATATTGGAATTGTTTCAAGCATAGATACTTATCTGCCATTATGTCAATCAGATATTTGGCAGGAAAGAATGATGGCTGCAAGACTGCTTGGGTTTGTTAAGGGAGATACCTCTTTATTGCTCTTAAAGGAGCTGCTTCATGATAGGTCATGGTGGGTTAGGTCTCAAGCAGCTGAATCAATTATGAAATTTAAGACGGGAACGATAGTGCTTGAAGATGTACTTCGGCATTCAACAGATCCCTTCGCAAGAGATATGGCTTGGGAATGGATCAATAAAGGTCAAATAAAAGGAGCTAATTAA
- a CDS encoding YitT family protein — protein MSEKISAILIGSLLIGIGVNGFLVPHHLLDGGLIGIGLILHYHYDIPTGLSMILVSIPIYIIIWFYNKRYIAYGLLGFLISSGMIDVFSFMRETFSTNIIISSVIGGSVIGIGIGIMLRFDTSTGGTDMLAQMLANIFRFPVGIIIFIIDGLVLLGGLKIVGLSVLAASFLTIISVAIFTTLLTKKIASA, from the coding sequence ATGTCTGAAAAAATCAGCGCTATATTAATTGGAAGTCTTCTTATTGGCATTGGTGTAAATGGCTTTTTAGTTCCCCATCATCTTCTTGATGGTGGCCTTATTGGGATAGGGCTCATCCTTCATTACCATTATGATATCCCGACAGGCTTGTCGATGATTCTAGTCAGCATACCAATTTATATCATCATATGGTTTTACAATAAGCGATATATAGCGTATGGATTACTAGGTTTTTTAATATCATCTGGCATGATTGACGTGTTTTCTTTTATGCGCGAAACATTCTCTACTAATATTATCATAAGCTCTGTTATCGGCGGGAGTGTCATTGGCATCGGCATTGGGATAATGCTCCGGTTTGATACGAGTACAGGCGGTACCGATATGCTTGCACAAATGCTTGCAAACATCTTCAGATTTCCTGTAGGCATCATTATATTTATAATAGATGGACTCGTCTTGTTAGGCGGATTAAAGATTGTTGGACTTTCCGTTTTAGCTGCTTCATTTTTAACGATTATATCTGTCGCCATCTTCACTACATTACTTACGAAAAAAATAGCTTCTGCATAA
- a CDS encoding inorganic phosphate transporter: MDMILFVTILIVFFALAFDFINGFHDTANAIATSVSTKALKPRHAIILAAIMNFVGAMTFTGVAKTITKDIVDPFTLANGSTVILAALIAAIFWNLLTWYLGIPSSSSHAIIGSIAGAAIASSGFEALNYAGFMKIIQALIISPIIAFVIGYIVYTLFKIFFKDLNLTKTNRRFRYFQIFTAALQSYTHGTNDAQKAMGIITMALIANGYLTTSDIPHWVQFACAAAMGLGTSVGGWRIIKTVGGNIMKIRPVNGVAADITGAMIIFGATYIHLPVSTTHVISSSILGVGASHRLKGVKWGTAQRMLITWVITLPISATVAALVYYILNLFL, encoded by the coding sequence ATGGATATGATTTTATTTGTAACAATTCTAATCGTCTTTTTTGCTTTGGCATTCGACTTCATTAACGGCTTCCATGATACAGCAAACGCAATTGCTACATCTGTATCAACTAAAGCCTTAAAGCCAAGGCATGCCATAATTTTGGCTGCAATCATGAACTTTGTTGGTGCGATGACCTTCACAGGTGTGGCAAAAACCATTACAAAGGATATCGTTGACCCATTCACATTGGCTAACGGTTCGACAGTTATTTTGGCAGCATTAATCGCTGCTATTTTCTGGAATCTTTTGACATGGTATCTCGGGATACCAAGCAGTTCTTCTCATGCCATCATCGGATCAATCGCTGGTGCTGCTATTGCCTCTTCTGGCTTTGAAGCCCTTAACTATGCTGGTTTCATGAAAATAATCCAAGCTTTGATTATTTCACCAATCATCGCTTTCGTTATTGGTTATATTGTTTATACACTGTTCAAGATTTTCTTTAAAGATTTAAACTTAACAAAAACAAACCGCAGATTCCGTTATTTCCAAATTTTCACTGCGGCATTGCAATCATATACACATGGTACAAACGATGCTCAAAAAGCAATGGGTATTATTACAATGGCCCTTATTGCAAACGGCTATTTAACAACAAGTGATATTCCACATTGGGTTCAATTTGCCTGTGCGGCAGCAATGGGACTTGGAACATCTGTCGGTGGCTGGAGAATCATTAAAACAGTTGGCGGAAACATCATGAAAATCCGTCCTGTAAACGGAGTTGCTGCAGACATAACTGGTGCGATGATTATCTTCGGTGCAACATACATTCACCTGCCTGTCAGCACAACACATGTTATCTCCTCCTCTATTCTTGGAGTTGGTGCATCACACCGTCTAAAAGGGGTTAAATGGGGTACAGCACAAAGAATGCTGATTACTTGGGTAATTACACTTCCTATCTCAGCAACTGTTGCGGCATTAGTATATTATATACTGAATCTGTTCCTATAA
- a CDS encoding response regulator transcription factor, with product MKRILLAEDEDVLRMLIVDTLEDEDYTVDEAPDGEEALQLIEKHDYDLIILDYMMPIMTGLEVIQKVRANDAKKHLKILMLSAKNQASEQNYILEVGADYFMAKPFSPLALLDKVGDILDED from the coding sequence ATGAAGAGAATATTGTTGGCTGAAGATGAAGATGTTTTGAGAATGTTAATAGTAGACACACTTGAAGATGAAGATTATACAGTTGATGAAGCGCCAGATGGGGAAGAGGCTCTCCAGCTGATTGAAAAGCATGACTACGACTTAATTATTTTAGATTATATGATGCCAATTATGACTGGGTTGGAAGTCATCCAAAAGGTCAGGGCTAATGATGCGAAGAAGCATTTGAAAATATTAATGCTGTCAGCAAAAAATCAAGCATCAGAACAAAATTATATATTAGAGGTCGGGGCAGATTACTTTATGGCGAAGCCTTTTAGTCCCCTCGCATTACTAGACAAAGTAGGGGATATTCTTGATGAAGATTAA
- a CDS encoding glycosyltransferase family 2 protein, which translates to MVIIITFYTAILIVSMVQLRREYQLNREQSFEDIADGLYTKPVSIIVPAYNEEAGIIPSIRSLLSVDYPQYEIIVVNDGSKDQTLQKVIDYYDMELVQKVVRKQVETKPIKAIYQSKLLPRLFLIDKDNGGKADALNVGLNFSNYPYICSLDGDSVLESDAFLKVMKPIMDSNEEVVASGGSIRIANGCKIKDGNILEIGLSNHPLVIMQIIEYLRAFLMGRIGLSKHNLLLIISGAFGVFSKQWVIKAGGYQTDTVGEDMELVVRIHRILKESKVNKRIVYVPDPVCWTEVPEDIKFLRRQRRRWHRGLFESLWNHRKLTFNPKYGSIGMISFPYFWLIEFFGPIVEILGYIYAVIAIFFGGIYLEFAILIFLLSCIYGSIFSMAAVLLEEWSLRKYPKVTHLLKLFFFSLTESLWYRPLTVFWRCEGIFQLIKGEKSWGDMSRKGVSK; encoded by the coding sequence ATGGTGATAATTATTACTTTTTACACAGCAATTCTTATCGTGTCAATGGTACAGCTTCGCAGAGAATATCAACTTAATAGGGAGCAATCCTTTGAGGACATAGCAGATGGGCTGTACACAAAGCCTGTATCTATCATTGTACCTGCATACAATGAAGAGGCGGGAATCATACCGAGTATTCGCTCGTTGCTTAGTGTTGATTATCCTCAGTATGAGATTATTGTCGTAAATGACGGCTCAAAGGATCAAACACTGCAAAAGGTGATTGATTATTATGATATGGAGCTGGTTCAAAAGGTTGTCCGCAAGCAAGTGGAAACAAAGCCAATCAAGGCAATTTATCAATCTAAGCTTTTGCCAAGGCTATTTCTGATAGATAAGGATAATGGAGGGAAGGCAGATGCTTTAAATGTGGGCCTGAACTTTTCTAACTATCCTTATATATGCTCCCTTGATGGCGATTCTGTTCTTGAAAGTGATGCTTTCTTGAAGGTGATGAAGCCGATTATGGACAGCAATGAGGAGGTAGTGGCTTCAGGCGGAAGCATCCGAATTGCCAATGGCTGTAAGATTAAGGACGGAAATATACTGGAGATTGGTTTATCGAACCATCCTCTTGTTATTATGCAAATTATTGAATATTTGAGAGCATTCTTAATGGGCAGAATCGGTCTCAGTAAACATAATTTATTGTTAATAATATCCGGTGCTTTCGGCGTGTTTTCTAAACAATGGGTAATTAAGGCTGGCGGCTATCAAACAGATACGGTTGGAGAGGATATGGAGCTTGTTGTCCGTATACACAGAATCTTGAAGGAATCTAAAGTCAATAAAAGAATTGTCTATGTTCCAGATCCTGTTTGCTGGACAGAGGTTCCTGAGGATATTAAATTCCTGAGAAGACAGCGGCGCAGATGGCATAGAGGATTGTTTGAAAGTCTCTGGAATCACAGAAAACTGACATTCAATCCGAAGTATGGAAGCATTGGGATGATTTCCTTCCCGTATTTTTGGTTGATTGAGTTTTTCGGTCCAATTGTAGAAATATTAGGGTATATATACGCTGTTATTGCGATCTTTTTTGGTGGTATTTATTTAGAATTTGCCATTTTAATATTTTTATTATCCTGCATATATGGATCAATTTTTTCTATGGCAGCAGTTTTATTGGAGGAATGGAGCCTCCGCAAGTATCCAAAGGTAACTCATTTGCTGAAGCTGTTTTTCTTTTCGCTGACAGAGTCACTCTGGTACAGGCCATTAACCGTTTTTTGGCGCTGTGAAGGGATATTCCAGCTCATTAAAGGGGAGAAGTCTTGGGGAGACATGAGTCGTAAAGGAGTATCTAAATGA
- a CDS encoding LacI family DNA-binding transcriptional regulator: MGNIKKIAELSGVSVTTVSRVLNNHPYVKEDKRKAVLETINKLNYSQNLNAVHLSRGKTSMIGVMVPYIAVPYYGNLLEGIGEAALKNNYSINLFQTNYDEKKEMEALEKLKSKQVDGMIICSHTANMDIIRKYAEEHPIIVCEKVAEKNIAAVYIDHYSAFRQGIDFLHENGYKKIGYCVNRAKSLNSKLREKAFYEGLAELDLHVAKEWVFDNCLTIEDGKRVVKEFLELEDRPNALLVTSDQVAAGIMTEARRHKLNIPEDLALLSYDNHPISEALELTTMDLPIVEMGRRSFQLFQQLQEKKQETPIELKAKLVIRSTV, encoded by the coding sequence ATGGGAAATATAAAAAAAATCGCAGAATTATCAGGAGTGTCTGTTACAACCGTATCTCGTGTGTTAAATAACCATCCTTATGTAAAAGAAGACAAAAGAAAAGCAGTCCTTGAGACTATTAATAAATTAAATTACAGTCAAAACCTAAATGCTGTTCACCTTTCCCGTGGCAAGACAAGCATGATCGGTGTTATGGTGCCTTATATTGCAGTCCCTTATTATGGAAACCTTTTAGAAGGCATTGGAGAGGCAGCCTTAAAGAATAATTACAGTATCAATCTTTTTCAGACTAATTATGATGAGAAAAAAGAGATGGAGGCACTGGAGAAATTAAAAAGCAAGCAGGTGGACGGTATGATTATTTGCTCCCACACTGCAAATATGGATATTATCCGTAAATATGCAGAAGAGCATCCAATCATTGTCTGTGAAAAGGTTGCAGAAAAGAATATTGCAGCAGTTTATATTGACCATTATAGCGCTTTCAGACAAGGTATTGATTTTCTCCATGAGAATGGATACAAAAAAATTGGCTATTGTGTTAACAGAGCGAAAAGCTTAAACAGCAAGCTAAGAGAAAAAGCGTTTTATGAAGGCTTAGCTGAGCTAGATTTGCATGTGGCTAAAGAGTGGGTGTTTGACAATTGCCTGACGATAGAGGATGGAAAAAGAGTCGTTAAGGAATTTTTAGAATTAGAGGATAGACCAAATGCGCTGCTTGTAACGAGTGACCAGGTAGCTGCTGGTATAATGACAGAAGCGAGGCGGCACAAGCTTAATATTCCAGAGGATTTAGCACTGTTGAGCTATGATAACCATCCGATTTCAGAAGCTCTTGAGCTGACGACAATGGATCTTCCAATTGTCGAGATGGGAAGGCGTTCTTTCCAGCTTTTTCAGCAGCTTCAGGAGAAGAAGCAGGAAACTCCAATTGAGCTGAAGGCAAAGCTTGTCATCCGTTCCACCGTATGA
- a CDS encoding GGDEF domain-containing response regulator, translated as MIFDKYKSILIMKMKNQLTGWFDNNEQASIENRDVYRFLHSIKGTSGTLELDLLYSISSELLAKVENRKNPWSIQELRDFLNGLMEISYEYEHFHEEIGKTPDLRDGDAPLIQIIDDDISLLIFLKDKLESKGWMVIANTTAEKAIEQYYNMHPDCIIIDINLPEQSGFEVLSVIQKHTNRAFIPKIMCSIKTDRESRIEAYKKGADDFIEKPIDVEEFLIRVERHLERKKIFDQSVLIDELTQVYNRKFLKDSYSRFISDMARLNANGTIAVLDIDYFKRVNDTYGHIVGDKVLMEFAQFLKKSIRSTDTLFRYGGEEFVILFQRATETEIKEVLERMLEEFSQIDFKEGEQTFRLTFSAGIYRIENKEIGLHSAIKTADEALYLAKESGRARVETANKLKISKATKQLNVSIVDDDALIRSILINIFSSLEFDNISLDVKAYEDGMQFLDSDRLTQNGIHFLILDGIMPVMDGLEILQIVKKSQHRNNVHVLMLTGRKSENDIAEALKLGADDYVTKPFSLTELQARIVRLIKRMV; from the coding sequence ATGATTTTCGATAAATATAAAAGCATATTGATTATGAAGATGAAAAATCAGCTTACAGGCTGGTTTGATAATAATGAGCAAGCATCGATTGAAAACAGAGATGTTTATCGATTTTTGCATTCTATTAAAGGGACTTCTGGAACATTGGAGCTTGATTTGCTTTACAGCATTTCCTCAGAGCTGCTTGCGAAGGTGGAAAATAGAAAAAACCCGTGGTCCATACAGGAGTTAAGAGACTTTTTGAACGGCCTTATGGAAATTAGCTATGAATATGAACATTTCCACGAGGAAATAGGGAAAACACCCGATTTAAGGGATGGTGATGCACCACTTATTCAAATTATTGATGATGACATTTCCCTGCTTATCTTCCTTAAGGATAAATTAGAAAGCAAAGGATGGATGGTTATTGCCAACACGACTGCAGAAAAGGCGATAGAGCAATACTATAATATGCATCCTGATTGCATCATTATTGATATTAACCTGCCTGAGCAATCTGGCTTTGAGGTGCTTAGTGTTATCCAAAAACATACAAATAGAGCTTTCATTCCGAAAATAATGTGCAGTATTAAAACAGACAGGGAATCAAGAATCGAGGCTTACAAAAAGGGTGCGGATGACTTTATTGAGAAGCCGATTGATGTCGAGGAATTCTTAATACGAGTGGAACGGCATTTAGAACGAAAGAAAATATTCGATCAATCTGTGTTAATTGACGAATTGACCCAGGTATATAATCGTAAATTTCTTAAGGATTCATACAGTAGGTTTATCAGTGATATGGCAAGGCTTAATGCTAACGGAACAATTGCTGTTTTAGACATTGATTACTTTAAGCGCGTTAATGATACATATGGGCATATTGTCGGTGACAAGGTGCTGATGGAATTCGCTCAATTTTTGAAAAAAAGTATTAGAAGTACAGATACACTGTTCCGTTATGGTGGAGAAGAATTTGTCATTCTGTTCCAGAGGGCGACAGAAACAGAAATAAAAGAAGTGTTGGAGCGTATGCTTGAAGAGTTTTCACAAATAGACTTTAAAGAGGGTGAACAAACCTTCCGACTTACATTTTCAGCCGGAATCTATCGAATTGAGAACAAAGAAATAGGCTTGCACTCAGCAATAAAAACTGCAGATGAAGCTTTATATTTGGCGAAGGAGAGTGGCAGAGCAAGGGTGGAAACAGCCAACAAGCTCAAGATTTCAAAAGCCACAAAGCAATTGAATGTGTCGATTGTGGATGATGATGCACTAATCCGCTCCATCTTAATTAATATTTTCAGCTCCTTGGAGTTTGATAATATCAGTCTTGATGTGAAAGCCTATGAAGATGGAATGCAATTCCTTGATTCAGACAGGCTAACACAAAATGGAATCCACTTCTTAATTTTGGATGGGATTATGCCTGTTATGGACGGTCTTGAAATTTTACAAATAGTGAAGAAGTCCCAGCACCGCAATAATGTTCATGTACTCATGCTAACTGGTAGAAAAAGTGAAAATGATATTGCGGAAGCATTGAAGCTTGGAGCGGATGATTACGTGACAAAGCCTTTTAGTTTGACAGAGCTGCAGGCGAGAATTGTCCGTCTCATTAAAAGGATGGTTTAA
- a CDS encoding ATP-binding protein: MKINSYIRKSISRQFMALICFFILLFILGGLVLVFLQDSVNNEYVNNRKELVEKQATVRQIETKLNSAMFNIRGYFAFDNENLKESALSQQADIVKLINELDKMVTSEEDIRFSTELSSFYHFYFDEAMPEAIAYFESGDNDAVSSIANNGATDRINTFQQLQTSYLQSVSNSLTDEVSKLTSHIAMLQVAFLVYIIIVLAIVLLLGRMMVRRIGKPLTDFAVTANEVAKGNEAEITLVKNREDELATLSIAFEQMYLSIQEKEQDLLAQNEELQAQQDELQAQQFELEKVLETVQLNEDALMRRNRFINGLSSSLDKQEVLESIIVNMCDVVRADRGIIIEVESSAFAAFGISNEGAEQFTRHLYTGMFHRLELEKSPFTILRDLHLSEKGYHLETGRVHDLYVPILATSGDISAIMMLSRFACGFTELEMEEFIALAKQIGISLDKIHLFEQTEKDRILNRDILNNVQEGIQLVSTKGDIIHANSKFYEIMSDKGELEILGGQKWQEWTGQLQENLEDTDALIAYIKQSMKVSQTDSFIYKLREDKIVKVYSEHLYRGDEKFGTVFVYRDITMEYEVDKMKSEFVSTVSHELRTPLASILGFTELIINRDLKPERQKKYLNTIYGETKRLTSLINDFLDVQRMEAGKQTYEKKYIELLPILERVVENQEVNITKHQINIHNSQKNTFILGDRSKVEQAFTNIINNAIKYSPDGGNIDISIYQEAGYLKVAVKDQGLGIPETALDKLFTKFYRIDNSDRRKIGGTGLGLAIVKEIMLAHEGDITINSEYGNGSTFTMSFPSVEWNMETSTSDVSTDEKVRYKVMVVEDDYSLAELIIQELQESDFHVFYSKNGIEGLKKMEEVQPDALVLDIMLEDNKMDGWDIMKAMKNSENMKNIPIVVSTALDEKEKGIALGANDYLVKPYPPSQLSRSILQTLLKMGKIGQVLIPEEQE, from the coding sequence ATGAAGATTAATTCCTATATTAGAAAAAGCATATCAAGGCAATTTATGGCCTTAATATGCTTTTTCATTCTATTGTTTATATTAGGAGGGCTTGTATTAGTCTTTCTACAGGACTCTGTTAACAATGAATATGTTAATAACCGCAAAGAGCTTGTTGAAAAGCAGGCAACGGTAAGACAGATAGAAACAAAGCTGAATAGCGCAATGTTTAATATCAGAGGGTATTTTGCCTTTGATAACGAGAATTTAAAGGAGTCAGCATTAAGTCAGCAAGCTGATATTGTAAAGCTGATTAATGAATTAGATAAAATGGTGACATCTGAGGAGGATATTCGTTTTTCAACAGAACTTTCGTCCTTTTACCATTTTTATTTTGATGAAGCTATGCCTGAAGCAATTGCATACTTTGAATCTGGTGATAATGATGCTGTGTCTTCCATTGCCAATAATGGTGCAACTGATAGAATTAATACCTTTCAACAATTGCAAACAAGCTATCTTCAATCGGTATCTAATTCGCTGACGGATGAAGTAAGTAAGCTTACAAGTCATATTGCCATGCTGCAAGTCGCTTTTCTTGTATATATCATTATCGTTTTAGCAATAGTGTTACTTCTCGGCCGAATGATGGTAAGGAGAATTGGCAAACCATTAACTGATTTTGCCGTTACAGCAAATGAAGTAGCCAAAGGAAATGAAGCAGAAATTACACTTGTTAAAAACCGGGAAGATGAATTGGCAACATTGTCGATTGCATTTGAACAGATGTATTTAAGTATTCAAGAAAAAGAACAAGATTTACTTGCCCAAAATGAAGAGCTGCAGGCACAGCAGGATGAACTGCAGGCACAGCAATTTGAATTGGAAAAGGTACTTGAGACCGTTCAGTTAAATGAAGATGCATTAATGCGCAGAAATAGGTTTATTAATGGTCTGTCAAGCTCTCTTGATAAACAGGAGGTGCTTGAGAGCATCATTGTAAATATGTGTGACGTTGTTCGTGCTGACAGAGGAATTATTATAGAAGTTGAAAGCAGTGCCTTTGCAGCATTCGGTATTTCAAATGAAGGAGCAGAGCAATTTACAAGACATCTTTATACAGGGATGTTTCATCGCCTTGAATTGGAAAAATCACCTTTTACAATCTTAAGGGATTTGCATCTATCTGAAAAAGGCTACCATCTTGAAACTGGAAGAGTACATGATCTTTATGTGCCAATTTTAGCAACTTCTGGTGATATTTCAGCGATTATGATGCTTAGCAGATTTGCTTGTGGCTTCACGGAATTGGAAATGGAAGAGTTTATTGCTTTGGCAAAACAAATTGGAATTTCTTTAGATAAGATTCATTTATTCGAACAAACAGAAAAGGATAGAATCTTGAACAGGGATATTCTTAACAACGTCCAAGAAGGCATCCAATTAGTGAGCACTAAAGGTGATATTATTCACGCGAACAGCAAGTTTTATGAAATTATGTCTGATAAGGGCGAGCTAGAGATTCTTGGCGGGCAGAAGTGGCAGGAATGGACAGGACAGCTGCAAGAAAATCTAGAGGATACAGATGCATTAATTGCCTATATCAAACAGTCGATGAAGGTTTCTCAAACAGATTCATTCATTTATAAATTGAGGGAAGATAAGATAGTCAAAGTATATAGTGAACATTTATACAGAGGGGATGAAAAATTCGGGACTGTTTTCGTCTACAGAGACATCACGATGGAATATGAAGTGGACAAAATGAAGTCTGAGTTTGTCAGCACGGTTAGTCATGAGCTTCGTACACCGCTTGCAAGTATCCTTGGATTTACAGAGCTAATAATAAACCGTGATTTGAAGCCTGAAAGACAGAAAAAGTATTTGAATACAATCTATGGAGAAACAAAAAGATTAACTTCTTTAATTAATGACTTCCTTGATGTTCAACGAATGGAAGCAGGCAAACAGACATATGAGAAAAAATATATTGAATTGCTTCCAATCTTAGAAAGAGTTGTTGAAAACCAAGAGGTGAATATTACAAAACATCAGATTAATATTCATAACTCACAAAAGAACACGTTTATCCTTGGTGACAGATCAAAAGTTGAGCAGGCGTTCACAAATATTATTAATAATGCTATCAAATATTCACCTGACGGCGGTAATATAGATATCAGCATCTATCAAGAGGCTGGATACCTGAAGGTTGCTGTGAAGGACCAAGGCTTGGGAATTCCAGAAACAGCACTTGATAAACTGTTTACAAAGTTTTATAGAATAGATAATTCAGACCGTCGTAAAATTGGCGGAACTGGTTTGGGATTAGCAATTGTGAAGGAAATCATGCTAGCACATGAAGGAGATATAACGATTAATTCCGAATATGGCAATGGCAGCACATTCACCATGAGCTTCCCGAGTGTTGAGTGGAATATGGAGACGTCTACATCGGATGTAAGTACAGATGAAAAAGTCCGTTATAAGGTAATGGTAGTGGAAGATGACTACAGCTTGGCAGAGCTTATTATTCAAGAACTGCAGGAAAGCGACTTCCATGTCTTCTATTCAAAAAATGGAATAGAAGGACTGAAGAAGATGGAGGAGGTGCAGCCAGATGCCCTCGTTCTTGACATCATGCTAGAGGACAACAAAATGGATGGCTGGGATATTATGAAGGCAATGAAGAACTCAGAGAATATGAAAAATATACCCATTGTTGTTTCCACTGCATTAGATGAAAAGGAAAAAGGGATAGCACTAGGCGCAAATGACTATTTAGTAAAACCATATCCGCCAAGCCAGCTTTCTCGTTCCATCCTGCAAACATTGCTGAAAATGGGCAAAATCGGGCAAGTTTTAATCCCAGAAGAGCAAGAATAG
- a CDS encoding DUF47 domain-containing protein, with amino-acid sequence MVFKKQDKFAVLLNNIATNLKEGADYFADFKISNVTDLKTFSETMKEIETKGDTYIHDVITELNKAFITPIEREDILALSMSMDDVLDGLEHSAALFEMYNITTADEFMNRFAEAIKSCGVEIQKSVELLSTKKLPKIREYAIRIKDTESKCDGILRQSIKHLFSVEKDPIRIIQYKEIYENLEDVADYCQNVANTLESIIMKNA; translated from the coding sequence ATGGTTTTCAAAAAACAAGATAAATTCGCTGTACTTTTAAATAACATTGCAACGAACTTAAAGGAAGGCGCTGACTACTTCGCTGATTTCAAAATCAGTAATGTAACTGATTTAAAGACGTTTTCCGAAACCATGAAAGAAATTGAAACAAAAGGTGATACATACATCCATGATGTAATTACTGAATTAAATAAAGCTTTCATCACTCCGATTGAAAGAGAAGATATTCTTGCATTATCCATGAGCATGGATGATGTTTTGGACGGTCTTGAGCACAGCGCAGCATTATTCGAAATGTACAATATTACAACTGCTGACGAATTCATGAACCGTTTTGCAGAAGCAATTAAAAGCTGTGGAGTCGAAATCCAAAAATCAGTTGAACTTCTGTCTACGAAGAAGCTACCGAAAATCAGAGAATACGCAATCCGTATTAAAGATACAGAATCTAAATGTGACGGCATCCTTCGCCAATCAATCAAGCATTTGTTCTCAGTGGAAAAAGATCCAATTCGCATTATTCAATATAAAGAAATTTACGAAAACCTGGAAGACGTTGCTGATTACTGTCAAAACGTTGCCAACACACTTGAAAGCATCATAATGAAGAATGCGTAA